One part of the Aurantibacillus circumpalustris genome encodes these proteins:
- a CDS encoding FAD-dependent oxidoreductase, protein MKPTNIQDPEYFHKVVDCQHACPAHTPVPQYIRLIAEGKFSEAYMINWDSNVFPGVLGRTCDRPCEPACRRGRLKEEEPVAICRLKRVAADNKDDVKKMMPQAPFKSNGKKVALIGAGPASLTVARDLAPEGYEIHLYDQQKLGGGFMRSQIPAFRLPETVLNEEVNYILDLGIHTHFNDYVKSLKDILSGGYDAVFVGTGAPRGKDLELPGRKEGAANIHIGINWLGSVAFEHTSKIGKKVIVLGGGNTAMDCCRTARRLGGEQVKVLVRSPFSEMKASPWEKEDAQHEDIPIMDNHVPKTYVVENGVLKGMIFEKVKAVYEGGKRKLVPTGEAEVFVEADDVLIAIGQENSFPWIERDLGVDFDEWGMPIVNEKTFASTHPKIFFGGDAAWGPKNVITAVAHGHQAAISMHLMCQQKDQVTERPAPYVNLVSQKMGIHEWSYDSEVTNDSRYVVPQADKKLTLKNIKKEVELGFDLHTACNEAERCLNCDVQTVFTETKCIECDACMDVCPTACITFVENEESETDLRSKLKAPSIELSQDLYVSGTLPTKRVMVKDENVCLHCGLCAERCPTAAWDMQKFFYNVTKVGGTNVVKH, encoded by the coding sequence TTGAAACCAACCAATATTCAAGACCCTGAGTACTTTCACAAAGTTGTAGATTGTCAACATGCTTGTCCAGCGCACACTCCCGTACCTCAGTACATTCGTTTAATTGCAGAAGGGAAATTTTCTGAAGCCTATATGATTAATTGGGACTCTAATGTTTTTCCAGGAGTATTGGGAAGAACCTGTGATCGCCCTTGTGAACCCGCTTGTAGAAGAGGACGTTTAAAGGAAGAAGAACCTGTTGCCATTTGCAGACTGAAACGTGTTGCGGCAGATAATAAAGACGATGTAAAAAAAATGATGCCACAGGCTCCATTTAAATCGAATGGAAAAAAAGTTGCCCTCATAGGAGCGGGCCCTGCCTCACTAACAGTGGCAAGGGATTTAGCCCCTGAAGGTTACGAAATACATTTATACGATCAGCAAAAACTCGGTGGCGGATTTATGAGAAGTCAAATTCCTGCATTTCGGTTACCTGAAACTGTTTTAAATGAAGAAGTAAATTACATTTTAGATTTAGGCATTCATACTCACTTTAACGACTATGTAAAAAGCTTAAAAGATATTTTATCCGGCGGGTATGACGCTGTATTTGTTGGCACTGGAGCACCACGGGGAAAAGATCTTGAACTTCCCGGAAGAAAAGAAGGCGCAGCAAATATTCATATCGGAATAAATTGGCTTGGTTCAGTAGCCTTTGAACACACTTCTAAAATCGGAAAAAAAGTTATCGTGTTAGGTGGTGGAAATACCGCTATGGACTGCTGCCGCACAGCTCGCCGCTTAGGTGGAGAACAGGTAAAGGTTTTAGTTAGAAGTCCGTTTTCAGAAATGAAAGCCTCGCCTTGGGAAAAAGAAGATGCCCAACATGAGGATATTCCTATCATGGACAATCATGTTCCAAAAACATACGTTGTAGAAAATGGTGTATTAAAGGGTATGATTTTTGAAAAAGTAAAAGCAGTTTATGAAGGTGGTAAACGTAAGTTAGTTCCAACTGGAGAAGCAGAAGTTTTTGTAGAGGCCGATGATGTGCTTATTGCAATTGGTCAGGAAAATAGTTTTCCTTGGATCGAGCGCGATCTTGGAGTTGATTTTGACGAATGGGGAATGCCTATCGTGAATGAAAAAACATTTGCTTCAACGCATCCAAAAATATTTTTCGGCGGTGATGCCGCTTGGGGACCAAAAAATGTAATTACTGCCGTAGCCCACGGGCACCAGGCGGCAATTTCTATGCACTTAATGTGTCAACAAAAAGATCAAGTAACGGAAAGGCCAGCGCCTTACGTTAATTTAGTGAGCCAAAAGATGGGAATCCATGAATGGAGTTATGATTCCGAAGTAACTAACGATTCGCGCTATGTCGTGCCACAAGCAGATAAAAAACTCACGCTTAAAAATATTAAAAAAGAAGTTGAGCTTGGGTTCGATTTGCATACTGCATGCAATGAGGCTGAACGCTGCTTAAATTGTGATGTTCAAACCGTTTTCACTGAAACAAAGTGTATTGAATGTGATGCCTGTATGGATGTTTGTCCTACTGCATGTATTACTTTTGTTGAGAACGAAGAATCTGAAACTGATTTGCGTTCAAAACTAAAAGCACCGTCCATAGAGCTTTCGCAAGATTTATACGTTTCAGGAACATTACCGACTAAACGGGTAATGGTAAAAGATGAAAACGTTTGTTTACACTGCGGCTTATGTGCAGAACGCTGTCCCACTGCTGCCTGGGATATGCAAAAATTTTTCTATAATGTAACAAAAGTGGGAGGAACGAATGTCGTTAAACACTAA
- a CDS encoding gliding motility-associated C-terminal domain-containing protein: MKNLLKTLSFIGLSLSLSLNAQTSSNNAKSQVGLTVSEPSNQYKSAYLANQDFLSSNSMSVYKNNFGDSLNGFNENKIKNELLAQGIPGWEIQSHIYVLKRRFINNKYDIGLKPVYMPVNNPNVTTTGGKTIGGGNIVNLAPCVNEGFESSLPGVYTSSNGVTGWTVSSRQQDGACSPTGWTPGSPAFSLIATPIISWGTVPGPIMGVIPNSPLGGTLVAQLNNHQASDYNQTKLAQTFPVTSNNTVFQFAYAGYWEDPGSGHTCCNGSGTAQQPGFSVKMYDCQGAPLACSNLSLNPGCQSAGVSFSVASNGNLWSNWQVKYIDLTPYVGSCITIEFIQSDCSLGGHWGSSLIDCQCGGQIIGPGLTGLGGFVGGPVSFCSGSNQAQISAPAGYQTYQWYAPGTGSIAAPQGTMQNITINSPIAGSIYTVQMIAASGCVFTSTNAIAVSTVAIAGVGTTSTCPGGASGSATVSGNGSGTGYNYTWINTLNSITVGTTAIASNLGAGTYSIIITALGSAGCGSAVTTVTVGTAPAGITQLLKPFCGSEAYLGTNGGSNFQWYNGSTPIPAPLGTNPSYTVSPPINGSIYWLSYLSAQGCQDSIKYTLLSSPAGAINIPTPKLICPGANNGLAQINLAPASGAPPGFNSYYVSAIGTTPPYTSSLNPTASNTYTFGGLSAGSYTVKVFDGSCKYGGSFNIAPLVYNFTLTPASTTLCPGNSFQAAVVFASPPSLSQYTYSWTPTTHLFGGSAQNAIITPVIPVGTQTTIIYSVKVTPTLVACPITKTISVTAINPPTPTITTIPNSCNTFSPYSIVTNPPGGVFNTGITGTNNPISASGGVLTPSLASNGINTFTYTITQYTCSASNTATYEVSKFWSSALSSNVPALCVTNPAYNLMNIVQSTVNGTWKGQVAGSVNGGGTFFNPSVFNNSSFPTSGSYLITYSTNSSPNPTVCPSTSTLNVVVTKTTTPYIVPINEFCTNAGIKNMSVTPSGGGWLPNTNNAVSSTGLLTCTNVPVPGLVVTYTVADGPCVNTNTTSLKVSQHYPVLFNGPVNSLCFNSSPFNLMSVLQSTAGGSWRDSTGVLGNKFYPSNLATGTYVATYHTTSWPTAGLCNETKTIAVSVLNPIVPVITQIATICNNASPIQMSVTPNTGHWTASPYLGSDGVLTPSLSSVGVNAVQYVVGTSTCNVQETKFINVEAFVPATIANKIPDLCNTSPIMNLLPLTLSSQGIWSGTGISGTSFNPAIAGSGSFILTHKTSSFPSGLCPDEAVVAVNVYSLAAPELKQIPTLCNNALPTQIQVSPVGGLFGGPDLGIVNLGGVFNPASAIIGDNVINYSITSGPCVAYAQTVIKVAKFISADLDKLPGPFCKNSEIVNLSSYVINPGGKWSVKAGAQGDGLLTGTSMFNPSLANEINTLEYRTSPAAPNEDLCPDTKEVVIEVKSAKALVLNSSAQGSCAPVEVTFNTPSTNSGEFIWTFDDGTEPLVEFNNNSGSHIFTKPGTYKIQLNYKDDVGCKSNSVTTNVVYVYEVPKADFTFPDEILVSDPQIQLTNLSTTLSDNKYSWKITGVAPVTVSDGLSPFVALTKSGKYQVTLIATSVNECRDEITKTIEVKNVFNVFIPNSFSPNFDGLNDYFMPTFTKEGLDMKSFEMEIFDRWGHSIFHTKDATAKGWDGSVQNKGEPLKEEVYIYRIKYKDMDGNAYNKMGHLSLVK, translated from the coding sequence ATGAAAAATCTTTTGAAAACTTTGTCTTTTATTGGTCTGTCGCTGAGTTTGAGTTTAAATGCTCAAACCAGTTCCAATAATGCTAAATCGCAAGTAGGTCTTACGGTATCTGAACCAAGTAATCAGTATAAATCTGCTTATCTTGCTAATCAAGATTTCTTGTCTTCTAATTCTATGAGTGTTTACAAAAATAATTTTGGAGACTCATTAAATGGCTTTAATGAAAATAAGATAAAAAACGAACTGCTTGCTCAAGGAATACCTGGCTGGGAAATTCAAAGTCATATATATGTGTTAAAACGCAGGTTTATAAATAACAAATATGATATAGGGCTAAAACCTGTTTATATGCCTGTAAATAATCCTAATGTTACTACAACAGGTGGAAAAACAATTGGAGGTGGTAACATCGTCAACCTTGCACCATGTGTTAATGAAGGCTTTGAAAGTTCACTTCCAGGGGTTTATACTTCATCCAATGGAGTTACAGGTTGGACTGTATCAAGCCGCCAACAGGATGGAGCTTGTTCGCCTACTGGATGGACTCCGGGAAGCCCTGCTTTTTCTCTAATTGCTACTCCAATAATTTCGTGGGGTACCGTTCCTGGACCAATTATGGGAGTTATTCCTAATTCTCCTTTAGGCGGAACCTTGGTTGCTCAATTGAACAATCATCAAGCCAGTGATTATAATCAAACAAAACTTGCTCAAACTTTCCCTGTTACAAGCAATAATACAGTATTTCAATTTGCATATGCTGGTTACTGGGAAGATCCAGGTTCTGGTCATACTTGTTGTAATGGTAGCGGTACAGCACAACAACCTGGATTTAGCGTTAAAATGTACGATTGTCAAGGTGCTCCATTAGCATGTTCTAATCTTAGTCTTAACCCAGGTTGTCAAAGTGCTGGTGTTAGCTTTTCAGTTGCTTCTAATGGTAACTTATGGTCTAACTGGCAAGTAAAATATATTGATTTAACACCTTACGTTGGTTCATGTATAACCATCGAATTTATTCAATCCGATTGTTCTTTAGGCGGACACTGGGGTAGTTCTCTTATTGATTGCCAATGTGGTGGTCAAATTATTGGTCCGGGTTTAACGGGTCTTGGTGGTTTTGTGGGTGGCCCTGTAAGTTTCTGTTCTGGATCAAATCAAGCACAGATCTCGGCACCAGCAGGTTATCAAACATATCAATGGTATGCTCCAGGAACAGGAAGTATTGCTGCTCCACAAGGCACCATGCAAAACATTACTATTAACAGTCCTATTGCTGGTAGTATATATACTGTACAAATGATTGCTGCGTCTGGCTGCGTTTTCACATCAACAAATGCTATCGCTGTGTCAACTGTTGCTATTGCCGGAGTGGGTACTACATCTACTTGTCCCGGAGGGGCCAGTGGTTCCGCCACGGTCTCGGGTAATGGTAGTGGTACAGGATATAATTATACATGGATAAATACTTTAAATTCAATCACGGTCGGGACAACGGCAATAGCCAGTAATCTCGGGGCGGGAACCTATAGTATTATCATAACAGCTTTAGGTTCTGCGGGCTGTGGGTCTGCGGTCACAACGGTTACGGTGGGCACTGCCCCAGCTGGAATTACTCAGCTATTAAAACCATTTTGTGGCAGCGAGGCTTATTTGGGTACAAATGGAGGTTCGAATTTCCAGTGGTACAATGGATCAACTCCTATTCCTGCTCCACTTGGAACGAATCCGTCTTATACGGTTTCTCCTCCAATTAATGGCTCTATTTACTGGTTATCTTATCTTTCTGCTCAAGGCTGTCAGGATTCGATAAAATACACACTTCTTTCGTCCCCTGCTGGTGCCATTAACATTCCTACGCCAAAGCTTATTTGTCCTGGTGCAAACAACGGACTGGCGCAAATTAATCTTGCCCCTGCAAGTGGTGCCCCTCCGGGTTTTAATTCGTATTACGTTTCTGCAATTGGAACAACACCTCCTTATACTTCGTCGTTGAACCCTACAGCATCTAACACTTATACCTTTGGTGGACTTTCTGCTGGTAGTTATACTGTTAAAGTGTTTGATGGTTCTTGTAAATATGGTGGAAGCTTTAATATAGCGCCTCTAGTGTATAATTTTACTTTGACTCCAGCGTCTACAACTTTATGCCCAGGAAATAGTTTCCAAGCAGCAGTTGTATTTGCTAGTCCTCCATCCTTGAGTCAGTATACTTATTCTTGGACGCCAACTACACATCTTTTTGGTGGTAGTGCTCAAAACGCAATTATCACACCAGTAATACCTGTAGGCACACAAACTACAATTATTTATTCTGTAAAGGTTACGCCTACTTTAGTGGCTTGCCCTATTACCAAAACAATATCTGTTACGGCTATTAATCCTCCTACACCAACTATTACAACTATACCAAATTCATGTAATACGTTTTCGCCGTATAGTATTGTAACAAATCCTCCTGGTGGGGTTTTTAATACTGGAATTACAGGCACTAACAATCCTATCTCTGCTTCTGGCGGTGTTCTCACACCTTCATTGGCATCAAATGGTATTAACACATTTACGTATACTATTACGCAGTATACTTGCTCTGCTAGTAATACTGCTACATATGAAGTAAGTAAATTCTGGTCGTCAGCTTTGAGTTCTAACGTACCTGCACTTTGCGTTACAAATCCTGCTTATAATTTAATGAATATTGTTCAAAGTACCGTTAATGGTACTTGGAAGGGGCAAGTTGCCGGCTCGGTAAATGGAGGCGGAACCTTTTTCAATCCTTCAGTGTTTAATAATTCTTCTTTCCCAACTTCGGGAAGTTATTTGATAACCTACAGTACAAATTCTAGCCCAAATCCTACAGTTTGTCCTTCTACAAGTACACTCAACGTTGTTGTAACTAAAACTACAACACCTTACATTGTACCTATAAATGAGTTTTGTACAAATGCTGGAATAAAGAATATGTCGGTAACACCTTCCGGTGGTGGTTGGTTACCTAATACAAATAATGCGGTTAGTAGTACTGGTCTTCTAACTTGTACTAACGTTCCTGTTCCGGGCTTAGTGGTTACGTACACTGTTGCAGATGGTCCATGTGTGAATACCAATACAACTTCTTTAAAGGTTTCACAACATTACCCTGTTTTATTTAACGGACCAGTAAATAGCTTGTGCTTTAACAGTAGCCCATTTAATTTAATGAGTGTTCTTCAAAGTACTGCTGGTGGCTCATGGAGAGATTCAACGGGAGTTCTAGGTAATAAATTCTACCCATCTAATCTTGCTACTGGAACTTATGTAGCCACGTATCACACAACTTCTTGGCCTACTGCGGGTCTCTGTAATGAAACGAAGACCATTGCTGTTTCAGTATTAAATCCGATTGTTCCAGTCATCACACAGATAGCGACAATTTGTAACAATGCAAGTCCGATTCAAATGTCTGTTACACCAAATACAGGTCATTGGACAGCTTCGCCATATTTAGGGTCAGATGGTGTATTAACGCCTTCGCTTTCTTCTGTTGGTGTTAATGCAGTACAATATGTTGTTGGAACAAGTACGTGTAATGTTCAGGAGACTAAATTTATAAACGTGGAAGCTTTTGTTCCGGCAACCATTGCGAATAAAATACCTGATTTATGTAATACGAGCCCTATTATGAATCTATTGCCATTAACTTTAAGTAGTCAAGGTATATGGAGTGGTACTGGAATATCAGGAACAAGTTTTAATCCCGCTATCGCAGGTTCTGGAAGTTTTATACTAACGCACAAAACTTCGTCATTTCCTAGCGGACTTTGCCCAGATGAGGCCGTAGTTGCAGTGAACGTTTATTCTCTAGCGGCACCTGAATTAAAACAAATCCCAACACTTTGTAATAATGCTTTACCAACTCAAATTCAAGTTAGTCCTGTTGGTGGTTTATTCGGAGGGCCTGATTTAGGGATTGTGAACCTAGGAGGTGTATTTAATCCTGCTTCTGCGATAATTGGAGACAATGTTATTAATTACAGTATCACATCAGGACCTTGTGTGGCTTACGCACAAACTGTTATTAAAGTAGCGAAATTTATTTCAGCAGATTTAGATAAACTACCAGGGCCTTTCTGTAAAAACTCAGAGATTGTTAATTTAAGTAGCTATGTAATTAATCCAGGCGGTAAATGGAGCGTTAAAGCTGGTGCACAAGGCGATGGGTTATTGACTGGAACAAGTATGTTTAATCCTTCACTAGCTAATGAAATCAATACTTTAGAGTACAGAACTTCTCCTGCCGCACCTAACGAAGATTTGTGTCCAGATACTAAAGAAGTAGTTATTGAAGTGAAAAGTGCGAAGGCTTTAGTGTTAAATTCAAGCGCTCAAGGAAGTTGCGCACCAGTTGAAGTTACTTTTAATACACCAAGCACTAATTCTGGTGAATTTATTTGGACTTTTGATGACGGTACTGAACCATTAGTTGAGTTTAACAATAATTCTGGTAGCCATATTTTCACTAAACCAGGTACATATAAGATACAGTTAAATTATAAAGATGATGTTGGCTGTAAGTCTAACTCTGTTACTACTAATGTTGTTTATGTTTATGAGGTTCCAAAAGCAGATTTCACATTTCCTGATGAAATACTTGTTTCAGACCCTCAAATACAGCTTACTAATTTAAGTACTACATTAAGTGATAATAAGTACAGTTGGAAAATTACTGGAGTTGCTCCGGTAACTGTATCTGATGGTTTGAGTCCGTTCGTTGCTCTAACTAAATCTGGTAAATATCAAGTTACTCTTATTGCTACTTCTGTTAACGAATGTAGAGATGAAATCACTAAAACAATTGAAGTTAAAAATGTGTTCAATGTTTTTATACCTAATTCATTCTCTCCTAACTTTGATGGATTAAACGATTACTTTATGCCTACTTTCACAAAAGAAGGATTGGATATGAAGAGTTTTGAAATGGAGATCTTCGATCGTTGGGGTCATTCAATATTCCATACAAAAGATGCTACGGCAAAAGGATGGGATGGCTCAGTTCAAAATAAAGGAGAGCCTTTAAAAGAAGAGGTTTACATCTATAGAATAAAATATAAAGATATGGATGGAAATGCTTACAATAAAATGGGTCACCTATCTTTGGTTAAGTAA